A genomic stretch from Photobacterium atrarenae includes:
- a CDS encoding LabA-like NYN domain-containing protein, translating into MEKVAIFVDVQNIYYTVKDTYGCNFDYNAFWAEATQGREVVAAYAYAIHRGDEKQRQFQNILRGIGFEVKLKPFIQRSDGSAKGDWDVGITLDVVEHAPEVDRVILLSGDGDFDLLVDKVQSKYGIDVEIYGVPALTASSLVDAASHFREIEHTLLLNRKSF; encoded by the coding sequence GTGGAAAAAGTCGCTATTTTCGTCGATGTTCAAAACATCTACTACACCGTAAAAGACACCTATGGCTGTAACTTTGATTACAATGCCTTCTGGGCGGAAGCCACCCAAGGGCGGGAAGTTGTGGCCGCCTATGCCTATGCCATTCACCGCGGAGATGAAAAGCAGCGGCAATTTCAGAATATCCTGCGCGGCATCGGCTTTGAGGTCAAACTCAAGCCCTTTATTCAGCGCAGCGACGGTTCTGCCAAAGGCGACTGGGATGTCGGGATCACGTTAGATGTGGTGGAACATGCCCCGGAGGTCGATCGCGTGATTCTGCTCTCCGGCGATGGCGATTTTGACTTGCTGGTCGACAAGGTTCAGTCCAAATACGGGATTGACGTTGAAATTTACGGTGTTCCGGCACTCACCGCCAGCTCGCTGGTTGATGCCGCCAGCCACTTTCGTGAAATCGAGCACACCCTGCTGTTGAACAGAAAATCATTCTGA
- a CDS encoding YggN family protein — protein sequence MRVNPLKKSMMKTALAAAILLSSNVALAKTCPVDVQHDIHIADEQVSVYQGGQAKMWIDPQNQVFVDGKQLELNTVQQQAVEAYSQAVKTYLPQVAELADDGVSIASDIMNEVASRFDSGDSFTGVKTLIADYSQKAHDKFYPEGEFVMPANIFETADTDWRQEFEQAMKHVSVESMSNLFSALTEKMKNGEISFSELQQQFGEMKAAIEAKVRERSGEVAEKAGEVCESIKGLAEEEQQLHRVIPELKEYQMFEI from the coding sequence TTGAGAGTAAATCCATTGAAAAAGTCGATGATGAAGACGGCCCTGGCAGCCGCTATCCTGTTGAGTTCAAACGTTGCATTGGCTAAGACCTGTCCGGTTGACGTGCAGCACGATATCCATATTGCGGATGAGCAGGTGTCGGTCTATCAGGGCGGCCAGGCCAAAATGTGGATCGATCCGCAGAACCAGGTGTTTGTTGACGGCAAGCAGCTGGAATTGAATACGGTGCAGCAGCAGGCGGTTGAAGCCTACAGCCAGGCAGTGAAGACTTACTTACCGCAAGTGGCCGAGCTTGCCGATGACGGCGTCAGCATTGCGTCTGATATCATGAATGAAGTGGCGTCCCGTTTTGATTCCGGGGATTCGTTTACCGGGGTGAAAACCCTGATTGCGGATTATAGCCAGAAAGCCCATGATAAATTTTACCCGGAAGGCGAATTTGTCATGCCGGCCAATATTTTTGAAACCGCTGATACCGACTGGCGTCAGGAATTTGAGCAGGCGATGAAGCATGTCAGTGTCGAGTCGATGTCGAATTTGTTCTCGGCCCTGACCGAGAAAATGAAGAATGGTGAAATCAGCTTTTCTGAACTGCAACAGCAGTTTGGTGAGATGAAAGCGGCCATTGAAGCCAAAGTACGCGAACGTTCGGGAGAAGTGGCTGAGAAAGCCGGGGAAGTGTGTGAATCGATCAAAGGTCTGGCGGAAGAAGAGCAGCAGTTGCACCGGGTGATCCCGGAACTGAAAGAATACCAGATGTTTGAAATTTAA